From one Scophthalmus maximus strain ysfricsl-2021 chromosome 19, ASM2237912v1, whole genome shotgun sequence genomic stretch:
- the rtn4r gene encoding reticulon-4 receptor — MKTVIIVGGRLLFLVMWLNLVPQTDSCPAKCVCYSEPRPTVACQQQGLFSIPTEIPVRSQRIFLQTNKLTVVRSTSFSSCHNLTVLWLYSNNISYIEAGAFFGLEKLEELDIGDNSNLRIISPTAFRGLTKLHTLHLHRCGLSELPIGVFRGMFSLQYLYLQDNNILTLHDDTFLDLANLTYLYLHNNKIKIVTDNMFRGLINLDRLLLHENRVIFVQPKAFSDLGKLKSLFLFFNNLTVLSGETMDPLVSLQYLRLNGNQWICDCRARTLWDWFKRFKGSSSELECNVPEFLAGKDLKRLKSEDLEGCVEMPQIQTSLFSAKAQSGKFPSTENPLGENIPRCCLGDNDKSSILSGKSRQITNNPLKEKENMSKTKYKEPERTKNETQNKQNDGPLGTLSNTLDESMENLNPDLIDNLESSTASNKKKKKCSKKPKSDTHCIKGRGTTLQILHRLFIPMIWISLAMS, encoded by the coding sequence GGGGGCGACTCCTGTTTCTGGTGATGTGGCTGAACCTTGTGCCTCAAACTGACAGCTGCCctgccaagtgtgtgtgctACAGTGAGCCCAGGCCCACTGTGGCCTGCCAACAACAAGGACTGTTTTCAATCCCTACTGAAATCCCTGTGCGCAGCCAGCGGATATTCCTCCAGACCAACAAGCTTACGGTGGTGAGGTCCACCAGCTTCAGCTCTTGCCACAATCTCACTGTTCTCTGGCTGTACTCCAACAACATCAGCTACATTGAGGCTGGAGCCTTCTTTGGCTTGGAAAAACTGGAGGAACTGGACATAGGAGACAACAGCAACCTCCGCATTATCAGCCCTACAGCCTTCCGGGGCCTAACTAAGCTGCACACTCTCCACCTGCACAGGTGTGGCCTGTCAGAGCTCCCCATCGGGGTTTTTCGAGGAATGTTCTCCCTTCAGTACCTTTACCTGCAGGATAATAACATTCTAACCCTGCATGATGATACTTTTCTGGACCTTGCCAACCTCACTTATCTCTACCTGCATAACAACAAGATCAAGATAGTAACGGACAACATGTTTCGAGGCTTAATCAATTTGGATCGGCTACTGCTACACGAGAACCGGGTTATCTTTGTCCAACCCAAGGCTTTCAGTGATCTTGGTAAGCTGAAATCCCTGTTCTTGTTTTTCAACAATCTTACCGTCTTGTCAGGGGAGACCATGGACCCTCTGGTGTCCCTCCAGTATTTGCGTTTGAATGGAAACCAGTGGATCTGTGACTGCCGTGCGAGGACCTTGTGGGACTGGTTCAAACGTTTCAAAGGTTCCAGCTCTGAATTGGAGTGCAACGTTCCGGAGTTCCTGGCAGGAAAGGACTTGAAACGTCTGAAAAGTGAAGACTTGGAGGGGTGTGTGGAAATGCCTCAAATCCAGACCAGTCTCTTCAGTGCCAAGGCACAGTCTGGGAAATTCCCTTCCACTGAGAATCCTCTGGGGGAAAACATTCCCAGGTGTTGCCTCGGAGATAACGACAAGTCCTCTATCCTGTCTGGGAAGAGCCGCCAAATCACTAACAACCCTCTTAAGGAAAAGGAGAACATGTCTAAGACTAAGTATAAAGAGccagaaagaacaaaaaatgagaCCCAGAACAAGCAGAATGATGGACCTCTGGGAACCTTGTCCAACACCCTGGACGAGTCAATGGAAAATCTAAACCCTGACCTCATAGACAATCTGGAATCATCCACAGcgtcaaataaaaagaaaaagaagtgttcCAAAAAGCCCAAATCAGACACCCACTGCATCAAAGGCCGGGGTACTACCTTACAAATTCTTCACCGTCTCTTCATTCCCATGATCTGGATATCTCTAGCCATGTCTTAG